TGCCCTTATTGTGATGGTAATGTTATCTCTAAAAAAATAAATGTAAAAGGTAAAAATATCAAACTTTACTCTTGTGAAAATGCAAAAAAAGAGTATGATGAAAGTGAACAATATGTTTTTACTGCTGATTCAACTTGTAGATTTAGAGTATATTCAAATGCTTTTTTAAGATGGAATAAAAGAAGTTTCTCTGAAAATGAAATGAAAAACCTTTTAAATAATGAACAAATTATAGTAAGACTTCATGGAAAAGCAGGAACAAAAGAGTATTATAAATATGTGATAACTGATTTAGAATATGGAGTATCAGTTCTTTGGGATGAAGAGATAGAAGAAAGAGCATAAAACTCTCTCTTTTAATCTATATTGCTATTAAGAAACTTTTTCAAAAGAGCAACAATAATCTACTAAAGAAGTTACTCTTAATTTATATTTACAGTTTTGAGCAATTTTAAATGTTGCAGGAGCTACATACTCAACCCAATCTTCAGCAGGTAACATAACTGAAACCACACCTGAACTAATATCCATTGTTGCTTTATTTACTGTGTTTAATTCATATTCTCCTGGAAGCATAATTCCTAAAGTTTTTTTACTTCCATCTTCAAATGTAATACTTCTACTTGTAATATTTCCATCAAATAAGATATTTGCTTCTTTAGCAATACTTACGTTACTAAATTCCATCAATTTTCCCTTTTAATTCAAAAAATTTGTTTTATTCTATCATAATAAATATTTGAAGCAAATATCTATTTTATCTTTGTTATAATTTTTTTCCAATTTTAGAGAAAAGAAGAGAATGCAAGGTTATATTATAGATGTAAAAAAGGTTAAAGATGATGACCTTATCGTTACTATATTAACAGAAAATCATGTTTATACCTGTTATAGATTTTATGGAGCAAGACATTCTAATATAAATATTGGATATAAAATTGATTTTGAATTAGAAACAAATATAAAAACATCTATTCCTAGATTAAAAGATGTTATTCAATTAGGTTTTCAATGGATATTTGATACAGAAAAACTTTATTGCTGGCAAAGATTTATAAAATTATTTTATCCACACTTAAAAGATGTGGAGACAATAGATGATTTTTATTTTAATCTTCTTGATAAACTTGTTCATGAAATGATAAAACAAAATCCTAAAAGAGCTATTTGTAAAAATTATCTTGAAATACTGGATTATGAAGGAAGACTTCATACAGATTTTGAGTGTTTTTTATGTGAATCTAAAATTACTAAAAATTTTTCACTAGTTAGAAGTTTTATGCCTACTCATAGTTCTTGTAGTTATAGTAAAAAATTTGATGAAAAAAAGATTAAAGAGTTGTTTTTAAATAAGAATTTAATACTTTTTGATGATAAAGAGATTGAATACTTATGGAATATTCTACTTCAAGGGCTATAAGATAGATTACTCTTCTAATAACCTATCTTCTAGTTTTTCTATAGCCTCTTTTAAAGTTTTAGTGTCTAATTTATAAGAAGTTGCTTTTGCAATACCTTTTTCAATATTTTCAACACTTAAAGGGTCTTGTATATTACAGATTGTTTTAATTACTTCTAAAATTTGAGATTTAGCAATACAAGTTTCATCACAATCATCTAAATTATCAACATGTTCAATTACAGAGATTAAATTCTCACTTAACTTCCAATGTCTAAAAATACTAGCTGTAATTTGAGAAGTAGTAACACCTAAGCACTCTCTCTCAGCTTGTGCAATTGTATATCCTGAAGAGATTAACTTTTTAAACTCTTCTGCTTTATCTTCACTATCTAAAACATCGGCAAGAATAAACTTTCCTGCTTCTTGTAATAATGCAGGAAGAACAAGCTCCTCTTTTAAATCATATGATACTTTATTTAACCATAAAGCAGTTAAAGTTGTAGCTAAATTTGAAGCTCTCATAAAATCATCACTATTTATTCCATAAACAGATAAGTTTGATTTTAAAAGATTTTGTACTGTTCCACCAATTGCAATAGAGATTGTAAAGTTAATTCCAAGTAAGTTAATTGCTTTACTTACTGTTTCAACTTTACTTCTAAATCCAAACATTGCAGAATTAGATACTTTTAATAATGTTGAAGTGATTAAAGCATCTTTTTCAATGATCTGTAATAATTCAAAAGCCTCTTTCTCATTCTTTTTTCTAAACTCTTCTATATCAAGAATTGTTTTTGGAAGAGGTGGTAAGGCTTCAATTTTTTCAATAATAGTACCAGTCATTTTATTCTCCTGCAACTATATTTTTTTGTAACATAATTATATCAAATTATACGTTAAATCTAAAGTGCATTACATCACCATCTTGAACAACATAATCTTTACCTTCTAGTCTTAACTTTCCAGCCTCTTTACATTTAGCTTCTCCACCTAAAGAGATAAAATCCTCATAAGAGATAACTTCAGCTTTAATAAATCCTTTTTCAAAATCATTATGGAT
This sequence is a window from Halarcobacter bivalviorum. Protein-coding genes within it:
- a CDS encoding pyrimidine/purine nucleoside phosphorylase, whose protein sequence is MEFSNVSIAKEANILFDGNITSRSITFEDGSKKTLGIMLPGEYELNTVNKATMDISSGVVSVMLPAEDWVEYVAPATFKIAQNCKYKLRVTSLVDYCCSFEKVS
- the recO gene encoding recombination protein RecO, encoding MQGYIIDVKKVKDDDLIVTILTENHVYTCYRFYGARHSNINIGYKIDFELETNIKTSIPRLKDVIQLGFQWIFDTEKLYCWQRFIKLFYPHLKDVETIDDFYFNLLDKLVHEMIKQNPKRAICKNYLEILDYEGRLHTDFECFLCESKITKNFSLVRSFMPTHSSCSYSKKFDEKKIKELFLNKNLILFDDKEIEYLWNILLQGL
- a CDS encoding HDOD domain-containing protein, whose protein sequence is MTGTIIEKIEALPPLPKTILDIEEFRKKNEKEAFELLQIIEKDALITSTLLKVSNSAMFGFRSKVETVSKAINLLGINFTISIAIGGTVQNLLKSNLSVYGINSDDFMRASNLATTLTALWLNKVSYDLKEELVLPALLQEAGKFILADVLDSEDKAEEFKKLISSGYTIAQAERECLGVTTSQITASIFRHWKLSENLISVIEHVDNLDDCDETCIAKSQILEVIKTICNIQDPLSVENIEKGIAKATSYKLDTKTLKEAIEKLEDRLLEE